Within Raineyella sp. W15-4, the genomic segment CGCAGGATCTCGTTCTCCTGCTCCAACTCCCGCGTCCTCTTGCGCAACGCGCGCAACTCCGCGTCTTGAGCGGTCGCGGCGGCCGTCGTCGATGTCGGCCTGGGCCAGCCAGCGCTGCAACGCCGACTCCGAGACACCGAAATCGCAGGCGAGCTGCTCGGACCGGGGCATCCCAGGCGCGCACGACGTTGCGGCGGAACTTGTCGGGGTACTTCCTCGGCATCGGATGATCCTCCATGGACCGGCTCCCACCAGCTCATATCGGGAATCAACCAAACCTCCAGCAGTCCCGTTGTCCCCCTTGACCCGCTCCCGACACCCCTGCGGGCCCGAACAAGATTCCATGTCGATCTCCCTTGACAAAGTAACTGAGCATACTCATAATTGATTACACTCGGGTCGAGTGGGGAAGGAACCCCGCCGCCGGGCCATCGACAGTCGAAGGAGTGGGAGCGGTCATGACAGAGACGCAGCAGGGAACGGGCAACCGGCCGGCGTGCTTCATCGACGCGCCGACCAGAACGGTGACCGCTGCCGGTGCCACGTTCGTCTACCGCGAGTTCGGCTCCCACGACGGCGGTGTGCCGCTGGTGGCAATGACACACCTGGGCGCCAACCTGGACAGTTGGGACCCGGAGCTGGTCGATCCGTTCGCGCAGCACCGGCGAGTGATCCTCCTCGGCTACCGCGGAGTGGGGGCGTCCACCGGGACGGTGCGGGACCAGTTCGAGGACATGGCGGCCGATGTGATCGCCCCGATCCACGCGCTCGGGCTTTCCCGGGTGGACCTGTTCGGCCTGTCGATGGGTGGCATGGTCGCTCAGGAGATCCTCCGCCAAGCCCCGGACCTGGTGGAGCGCGTGATTCTCGCCGGAACCGGCCCGCAGGGCGGCCCTGGTCTGACCGCGATGACCGGGGTCACTGTGCGGACGATCCTGCGCGGTCTCGTGACGTTCACGAACCCTACGACCCTGTTGTTCTTCACCCGCACCCCCGCCGGCCGCCAGGCCGCGAAGACATATCAGGCGCGGCTGAATTTGCGCCGCACCGGTCGAGACAAGCCCGTCACCCCTGGGGTGTTCCACGCCCAACTGCGCGCGGTGAACCGATGGGGCCATCAAACACCGCCGGCGACGTCATTCAGGGGGCCGATGCTGATCCTGCACGGAGACCGGGACCTCATGGTGCCGATCAGCAACGCCGACGCACTCCTGGACCGGTACCCGGACGCGGACGTGCGCGTCTTCGCCGACTCCGGCCACGGCACCGTGTTCCAGAACCGTCGCAGCGTCACGGACACCGCCACCCGGTTCCTGCAGCGCTGACCGCGACCACCCAGATTCAAGGAGAAGGAGCACCATGCAAGCGTTCGTGTTCGACCAGTACAAGCGGCCCGTCCACGAAGCCAACATCCCTGAGCCAACGGTCGGCGACCGAGATGTCCTGATCCGAGTGGAGGCCGCGGGACTGAACCACCTCGACGAGCGGCTTCGAGCGGGAGAGTTCAAGGCGATCCTGCCCTACAGGACACCCCTCACCCTCGGCCACGACCTCGCCGGCACCGTCATCCGCACCGGAGCGAACGTCACCAGGTTCACCACTGGGGACCGGGTGTACGCCCGGCCGCGGGACTTCCGCATCGGCACCTTCGCCGAGCGCATCGCGGTCGACGAAACAGACGTCGCCCCGGCCCCGACCTCGATCAGCACCGTGGAGGCAGCGTCCTTGCCGCTGGTCGCGCTCACCGCCTGGCAGGCCCTGGTGGAGAAGGGCAACGTCCAACCCGGGCAGAAGGTACTCATCCACGCCGGAGCGGGCGGGGTCGGCTCTATCGCGATCCAGCTCGCCAAGCACCTCGGTGCGCAGGTCGCGACCACCGTGTCAGGCAAGAACGCGGACTTCGTCCGCGAGCTCGGCGCGGACGTGGTCATCGACTACCGCACCCAGGACTTCGAGACCGAGCTCTCCGGCTACGACTTCGTCCTCGACCCCCTCGGCGGGGACAACCTCGCCAAGTCGCTCAAGGTCTTGAAGCGCGGCGGGAAGGCCGTCGGCATCTCCGGGCCGCCCACTCCCGAGTTCGCGAAGGCCGCCGGTCTGAACCCGGTGCTGCGCCTGGCTATCACGGCGCTCAGTCGCAAGACCCGCGCTCTGGCGAAGGGGCTCGGCGTGTCCTACGAGTTCCTGCTCATGCACGCCTCCGGCGAGCAGCTGCGTCAGGTCGCCGAACTCGTCGACGGTGGCGTCATCCGCCCCGTCGTCGGCGCGACCTTCTCCTTCGACCAGACCGTGCAAGCCCTGGCGACCCTCGGTACGAGCAGCGTCCGCGGGAAGATCGTCGTTACCGGCCCCACCACCGCCTGATCACACGACCGCAACCCGTCTCCGGCCACAGCTGGAAATGACGTCCCATTCAAGGAAACCATCATGAGCACAAGCAACAGCGGGAGCACGGACGACTCTGTCATCACCTCCTACGCGAAGGCTCCGGCCAAGACGATCACCGTCGGCGGCGACACCTTCGCCTACCGGTTCATCACCCAGGGCCTCGGCTACGACAGGTCCAGACCCAGCTGAAAGCCATTGCTCGGCACGGTCGGTCGGTCTCGTCAGATCTGTCGGTAATCACCCAGCGCATCACGGGGTCTGAGCTGATCATCTACCCGAGCTCCGGGCACGGCGGCATCTTCCAGTACTGGAAGAAGTCCGCCCCCATTGCCGCGGAATTTCTTACCGCCTAACTTCCCTACCCATCTCGTCCCTGTCCTGAAAGGAACCCTTGTAATGCGTGCCATCGTCGCTCCAGCCCCCAACGAGCCCGCCATGCTCACCGAGATCGCCCCTCCCCGCGCCAGCGGGGACGGCGAGGTGCTAATCGAGGTAACGCACTCCAGTGTGAACTACAAGGACGGCAGCACGGTCCTCGGCCGCCCAGGATTCGTGCGCACCTGGCCACTGACGGTCGGAATCGACATCGTCGGCACCGTCATCGCGAGCACCACGGACGTCTTCGCGTCCGGCGACCGGGTCACCCTCAACGGCGCCGGCGCTGGGGAGAACCGGCCCGGCGGGTACGCCGAATACGCCACTGCGCCCGCCGCGTCACTGGTGAAGGTGCCCGAAAACCTCACCTCGGCGCAGGCCGCCGCGATCGGCACCGCCGGGTTCACCGCCGCCCTCGCCGCACTCGCCATCGAAGACCACGGCCTGACACCCGGAGACGGTGAGGTGCTCGTCACCGGCGCCGCCGGCGGGGTCGGATCGGTCGCGGTCAATCTCCTCGCCCGCCGCGGCTATTCCGTGACCGCGTCCACCGGCCGCAAGGCTCAGGAGCACGCCTACCTCACCGGGCTCGGCGCCTCACGGGTCATCGACCGCGAAATCCTGTCAGAACCCGCCTCTGCACCGTTGCAGGAGCAGCGGTGGGCGGCCGTGGTCGACGGGGTCGGCTCCCACACCCTCGCCAACGCGCTCGCGCAGACCCGGTATGGCGGGATCGCGGTTGCCTACGGGCTCGCCCAGGGACCGGACCTGCCCGCGACCGTGCTGCCGTTCATCCTGCGCGCGGTTACTCTCACCGGTGCGAACTCCGTTGACGCCCCCCTGCCGCTACGGCAGCGCGCCTGGGACCTGTTGGGCGCCAATCTCGACCTGGACGCGCTCGATCGGATGAGCACCACGATCGGCCTCGGTGACGTACTCGATATCGCCCCGCGCATCCTTGCCGGGCAGGTCCGCGGCCGCACCATCGTCGAAATAGCAAGATGAACTCCGCCCACCCCGACGATTCTTCGATCTGACTTGTGAAGCGCCTCAGAGACACCCCGGGCATCCCGGCTAGACGCCGTTTGCCACGGACGCGGGGACCTTTCCGGCGGACAGTGTGAGGAACGCCCCCGCGCTCGTCTAGGTGTGCCCGACTTGATCACCCTGTCCACTTCTTTGGCCGCACCTCGAACGGCGACGCCGGCGAAGGCGGCCTGCTCGAATGGCCGGTTTCGGATGGTTCCTCGATTGTCCTCGTCATTGTTGGTCTGGAAAATGCTCTCGGGGTAGACCACGGCGACGACATCTCTCCGCACAGGAGGCGCGGCGCCGAACACGTACGGCCGGCCGACGATCTCCGCTGCGGAGTCGACGATTCCAGCCATCAGGAATGCGGTCAGGTTCGCCTGCTGCCAAACCCTGGAGATCATCCCTCAGGATCGCGACGATCTTGGTGTCCCACTTCGCATCTGTCATGCCCCACCTCACCTCTCGATATCTGCGACCGGTCCCCGCCGGATGGCGAAGGAGATCACCACCGCCACCCCGCACAGCGCTGCCGCCGCGAACCAGGCGAACGTGTACTGGCCGGTGACGTCGCGCACCACCCCGGCAGCGAGCGCGGCGATCGCCGCCCCGACCTGATGAGACGCGAAGGCCCAGCCGAACACGATCGGGCCCCGGTCGCCGAACGCCTCGTTGCACAGCGCCACAGTGGGTGGGACAGTGGCGACCCAGTCGAGGCCGTACACGATGATGAACAGGATCATTGGGGGCTGTACGGAAGCGCCGAGGAGGAAGGGGAGCGCCGCCAATCCGACGCCGCGTCCGGCATAGTAGATGCCCAGCAGCACCCGCGGATCGAGCCGGTCCGTCAGCCATCCCGAGCCGATTGTCCCCAGTACGTCGAAGATGCCGACGACGGCGAGCAGGCCGGCGGCAGTGGTCTGGGGCATGCCGTGATCGTGGGCGCTCGGAATGAAATGCGTGCCCACAATGCCGTTCGTGGTCGCGCCGCAGATGGCGAATCCCGCCATCAGCGACCAGAACGTCTTCGAGCGACTCGCGATCCTCAGTGTGTGGAGTGCCGCGGCCGCCGGATTCCCCCTGGGTCGAGGGGGTGTGTGCCATCCGGGCGGGGCTCCGAACGGCACCACGGCCAGCTGCTCGGGGTCTCCGCGGAGCCAGCGAACGGCGGAAAGCAGCACGAGGGCCGTCGCAGCCAGGACGAGTGTGGCCCACCGCCACCCGACGCTCTCCGTCAGGTTCGCCACGACCGGGAGGAACACGAGCTGCCCGGTGGACTGGCCCGCTGTGAGGATGCCCATCACAAGACCGCGCCGCCGCGCGAACCAGGTGTCTACGACCGCCGCAGCGAAGACCAGCGCGACGGCGCCGGTGCCCAGTCCGATCAGCAGGCCCCACGTGACCACCAGCATCCATGGCCGGACGGAAAGC encodes:
- a CDS encoding NADP-dependent oxidoreductase; translated protein: MQAFVFDQYKRPVHEANIPEPTVGDRDVLIRVEAAGLNHLDERLRAGEFKAILPYRTPLTLGHDLAGTVIRTGANVTRFTTGDRVYARPRDFRIGTFAERIAVDETDVAPAPTSISTVEAASLPLVALTAWQALVEKGNVQPGQKVLIHAGAGGVGSIAIQLAKHLGAQVATTVSGKNADFVRELGADVVIDYRTQDFETELSGYDFVLDPLGGDNLAKSLKVLKRGGKAVGISGPPTPEFAKAAGLNPVLRLAITALSRKTRALAKGLGVSYEFLLMHASGEQLRQVAELVDGGVIRPVVGATFSFDQTVQALATLGTSSVRGKIVVTGPTTA
- a CDS encoding MDR family oxidoreductase, whose protein sequence is MRAIVAPAPNEPAMLTEIAPPRASGDGEVLIEVTHSSVNYKDGSTVLGRPGFVRTWPLTVGIDIVGTVIASTTDVFASGDRVTLNGAGAGENRPGGYAEYATAPAASLVKVPENLTSAQAAAIGTAGFTAALAALAIEDHGLTPGDGEVLVTGAAGGVGSVAVNLLARRGYSVTASTGRKAQEHAYLTGLGASRVIDREILSEPASAPLQEQRWAAVVDGVGSHTLANALAQTRYGGIAVAYGLAQGPDLPATVLPFILRAVTLTGANSVDAPLPLRQRAWDLLGANLDLDALDRMSTTIGLGDVLDIAPRILAGQVRGRTIVEIAR
- a CDS encoding alpha/beta hydrolase, which encodes MTETQQGTGNRPACFIDAPTRTVTAAGATFVYREFGSHDGGVPLVAMTHLGANLDSWDPELVDPFAQHRRVILLGYRGVGASTGTVRDQFEDMAADVIAPIHALGLSRVDLFGLSMGGMVAQEILRQAPDLVERVILAGTGPQGGPGLTAMTGVTVRTILRGLVTFTNPTTLLFFTRTPAGRQAAKTYQARLNLRRTGRDKPVTPGVFHAQLRAVNRWGHQTPPATSFRGPMLILHGDRDLMVPISNADALLDRYPDADVRVFADSGHGTVFQNRRSVTDTATRFLQR
- a CDS encoding MFS transporter gives rise to the protein MAAIAFLVLTVAAGARAAPSALIDSLQTEFGWSTAQISLAITVNLLCYGLTAPFVAALIQRFGIRRITFAALALVGAGSGLSVLSVRPWMLVVTWGLLIGLGTGAVALVFAAAVVDTWFARRRGLVMGILTAGQSTGQLVFLPVVANLTESVGWRWATLVLAATALVLLSAVRWLRGDPEQLAVVPFGAPPGWHTPPRPRGNPAAAALHTLRIASRSKTFWSLMAGFAICGATTNGIVGTHFIPSAHDHGMPQTTAAGLLAVVGIFDVLGTIGSGWLTDRLDPRVLLGIYYAGRGVGLAALPFLLGASVQPPMILFIIVYGLDWVATVPPTVALCNEAFGDRGPIVFGWAFASHQVGAAIAALAAGVVRDVTGQYTFAWFAAAALCGVAVVISFAIRRGPVADIER